A portion of the Microbulbifer agarilyticus genome contains these proteins:
- the ccmA gene encoding cytochrome c biogenesis heme-transporting ATPase CcmA, with amino-acid sequence MSCERDGRVLFAGLDFQLPAGTALQVEGANGAGKSTLIRTLIGSASDYHGDISWRGKVFPGALAAMRSELLYIGHHAGVRRGLSPLENLAWYGAAAEDAMAALDAVGLYGFEDTLCQQLSAGQNRRVALARLYLPAAPQLWILDEPLAALDVVGVESLESCMHGHLQRGGSVLLTSHQPVRIQPLVKVNLADFQPQESHLEAEYGV; translated from the coding sequence TTGTCCTGTGAGCGCGATGGCCGCGTGTTGTTCGCCGGGCTCGACTTCCAGTTGCCTGCTGGTACCGCATTGCAGGTCGAGGGTGCCAATGGCGCGGGCAAGAGCACGCTGATTCGTACGCTGATTGGCAGTGCCAGTGATTATCACGGCGATATCTCCTGGCGCGGCAAGGTCTTTCCCGGGGCTCTTGCAGCCATGCGCTCGGAATTGCTCTATATCGGTCACCACGCCGGAGTACGGCGCGGCCTTTCTCCATTGGAAAACCTTGCCTGGTACGGCGCTGCTGCGGAAGATGCGATGGCCGCGCTGGATGCCGTTGGTCTGTATGGCTTCGAGGATACCCTGTGCCAGCAGTTGTCTGCGGGACAGAACCGAAGAGTCGCGCTGGCCCGCCTGTACCTGCCGGCTGCCCCACAGCTGTGGATTCTGGATGAGCCGCTCGCCGCGCTGGATGTGGTCGGGGTTGAGAGCTTGGAGTCCTGTATGCACGGTCACCTGCAACGCGGGGGCAGCGTGCTGTTGACATCGCACCAGCCGGTCAGGATCCAACCGCTAGTGAAGGTGAATCTGGCGGACTTTCAGCCCCAAGAGAGTCACCTGGAGGCTGAATATGGGGTCTGA
- the ccmB gene encoding heme exporter protein CcmB: MVLAARRRSDIVNPLLFFVTVLAMMPLGIGPEPEMLSRMAPGLIWVMALLATLLSQESLFRGDYEDGSLEQLALQPQPLYFPVLAKVLVHWLVTGVPLALLSPLLGMMLNLGAEGYWPLFISLVLGTASLSLIGAVGAALTVALRRPGLLLALIIMPLYVPVLIFGTGTVQAALDGYSFGPQLAVLGAILAVAAALAPLAAAGAIRISLEN, from the coding sequence ATGGTGCTGGCAGCCCGCCGCCGGTCGGATATCGTGAACCCGCTGCTGTTTTTCGTTACGGTGCTGGCGATGATGCCATTGGGTATTGGCCCGGAGCCGGAGATGTTGTCGCGCATGGCGCCAGGGCTTATCTGGGTAATGGCGTTGCTCGCTACCTTGTTGTCTCAGGAGTCATTGTTCCGCGGTGACTATGAAGACGGCTCACTGGAGCAGTTGGCCCTACAGCCACAGCCTCTGTATTTCCCTGTGTTGGCAAAAGTGCTGGTGCACTGGTTGGTCACCGGGGTGCCCCTGGCCCTGTTATCTCCGCTTTTGGGGATGATGTTAAACCTGGGCGCTGAGGGCTATTGGCCGCTATTTATCTCGCTTGTATTGGGCACTGCCAGTCTCAGTTTGATCGGTGCCGTGGGTGCCGCGCTGACCGTGGCTTTGCGACGCCCCGGCCTGCTCTTGGCGTTGATCATTATGCCGTTGTATGTGCCCGTGTTAATCTTCGGCACCGGAACGGTGCAGGCAGCACTGGATGGCTATAGTTTTGGCCCGCAATTGGCGGTTCTCGGCGCGATATTGGCCGTGGCCGCGGCGCTGGCGCCCTTAGCGGCTGCGGGAGCTATCCGAATCAGTCTCGAAAACTGA